The proteins below are encoded in one region of Halocatena salina:
- a CDS encoding uS10/mL48 family ribosomal protein, producing the protein MTFVTTLRFTSGDRHVLDSVVNDIKQTARRKGVELKGPHSKPPEDLRVPQSKCPGRDSKEFRPWRYTIYTRTIHILGHGEFARDTAARDFPDDIYVEADVDRITGGGADT; encoded by the coding sequence ATGACTTTCGTTACGACACTTCGGTTCACGAGCGGCGACCGCCATGTGCTCGACTCGGTCGTGAATGACATCAAACAGACGGCACGACGAAAGGGAGTAGAACTGAAAGGTCCCCACTCGAAGCCACCGGAAGATCTCCGGGTTCCACAGTCGAAATGTCCCGGACGAGATTCAAAGGAGTTCCGTCCGTGGCGATACACGATCTACACGCGAACGATACACATCCTCGGACACGGGGAGTTCGCCCGCGATACAGCAGCTCGTGATTTTCCCGATGACATCTACGTCGAAGCCGATGTCGACCGCATCACTGGCGGTGGAGCCGACACGTAG
- a CDS encoding electron transfer flavoprotein subunit beta/FixA family protein, which produces MKILVTVKEVAEAEDDFDIDGLDIDDRYLEYDLNEWDEYAIEEAVQIKEDGEDVEVVSVTIGPERAEETIRMALAKGVDRAIRVWDDDVAATDVLDPATKADVLAAVVEQEEPDLVFTGVQAGDDSFGATGVALAETIGFEWGAVVNALDLDAEEGVANVHRELEGGIEELTEIQLPSVLTIQTGINEPRYASLRGIRQAQSKPLDVQTLSDLGLDAGVLESPLQRTEMYEPESEGEAVVFEGSSEDTAGELADLLQDVGVVEG; this is translated from the coding sequence ATGAAGATACTCGTCACCGTTAAGGAGGTGGCCGAGGCCGAGGACGATTTCGATATCGACGGCCTCGACATCGATGACCGCTATCTGGAATACGACCTCAACGAATGGGACGAGTACGCCATCGAAGAGGCAGTCCAGATCAAAGAGGACGGGGAGGACGTCGAGGTAGTCTCCGTCACGATCGGTCCAGAACGCGCCGAGGAGACGATCCGAATGGCGCTTGCAAAGGGTGTTGACCGAGCGATCCGCGTCTGGGACGACGATGTCGCCGCTACGGATGTCCTCGATCCGGCGACGAAAGCCGACGTTCTCGCGGCGGTCGTCGAACAGGAAGAGCCGGATCTCGTCTTTACCGGTGTTCAGGCTGGTGACGACAGCTTCGGTGCGACAGGCGTTGCGCTGGCCGAAACGATCGGATTCGAGTGGGGCGCGGTCGTCAACGCGCTCGATCTCGACGCCGAGGAGGGGGTTGCGAACGTCCACCGAGAACTAGAAGGTGGGATCGAAGAACTCACCGAGATTCAGCTTCCCTCGGTGTTGACGATCCAGACCGGTATCAACGAGCCACGGTATGCGAGTCTCCGTGGGATCCGACAGGCCCAAAGTAAACCCCTCGACGTACAGACGCTCTCAGATCTCGGTTTGGACGCGGGAGTGCTCGAATCTCCCTTGCAGCGCACTGAGATGTACGAACCCGAAAGCGAGGGCGAGGCCGTCGTCTTCGAGGGCAGCTCCGAGGACACCGCTGGTGAACTCGCTGATCTCCTCCAAGACGTGGGGGTGGTCGAGGGATGA
- a CDS encoding amidohydrolase yields MSHPDTTFDRLVSLRRELHRHPEPAWREFYTTSRIVDELEAIGVDELLVGSEFIDPETRIGVPERAEIDRWYETAQQAGAREDVLDRTEGGVTGALAVVRAGDGPTVGLRVDIDGLPRTESKSEDHVPAAEGFRSETDAMHACGHDAHVTFGIGVIESIVNGSAFEGTLKVVFQPAEEVIGGGKAVAESGQLDDCDHLLAVHIGLDHPTGEVVAGIDGFLAVHHFEATFTGKSAHAGSHPNEGTNAIQAVAAAVENLYAIPRHEDGATRVNAGVVEGGSAPNIIPETARFEGEVRGETTELKSYMREHATRVIENAAGMHGCGVDIDAVGDAPSAKSDDVIVDVVEHVATETDGVETVLRRDDLGGSEDATYLMQRVQDNGGTAGYVGIGTDHPGGHHTATFDVDESSLRIGVDVLAESIQKLAGDGGS; encoded by the coding sequence ATGTCTCACCCAGACACGACGTTCGATCGGCTCGTGTCGCTGCGTCGGGAGCTTCACCGTCACCCAGAACCTGCATGGCGGGAGTTCTACACGACGAGCCGCATTGTCGATGAGCTAGAAGCGATCGGAGTGGACGAGCTGCTCGTCGGTTCGGAGTTTATCGATCCCGAAACACGCATCGGTGTTCCCGAACGGGCGGAGATCGATCGGTGGTACGAAACAGCCCAGCAAGCGGGCGCACGCGAGGACGTCCTCGACCGAACGGAAGGCGGAGTTACCGGCGCGTTGGCTGTCGTTCGAGCGGGCGATGGGCCGACGGTCGGACTTCGGGTCGACATCGACGGCCTCCCACGAACGGAAAGCAAGTCGGAAGATCACGTTCCTGCGGCCGAGGGCTTTCGATCCGAGACCGACGCGATGCACGCGTGTGGTCACGATGCACACGTCACGTTCGGAATCGGCGTCATCGAGTCCATCGTGAACGGATCGGCGTTCGAGGGAACACTGAAGGTCGTTTTCCAACCCGCAGAGGAGGTCATCGGCGGCGGGAAAGCGGTAGCCGAAAGCGGCCAGTTGGACGACTGCGACCACCTGCTTGCTGTCCACATCGGTCTCGATCATCCGACGGGCGAAGTCGTGGCCGGGATCGATGGATTTCTCGCAGTGCACCATTTCGAGGCGACGTTCACCGGCAAATCAGCCCACGCCGGTAGTCATCCCAACGAGGGAACCAACGCCATCCAAGCGGTAGCGGCCGCCGTGGAGAACCTCTATGCCATCCCGCGCCACGAGGACGGAGCGACGCGCGTCAACGCCGGAGTCGTCGAGGGCGGCAGCGCACCGAACATCATTCCCGAAACGGCTCGGTTCGAAGGCGAGGTACGTGGAGAGACGACCGAGCTCAAAAGCTACATGCGCGAGCACGCCACCCGCGTGATCGAGAACGCCGCCGGGATGCATGGCTGTGGGGTCGACATCGACGCCGTAGGTGATGCTCCGAGCGCGAAAAGCGACGACGTGATCGTGGATGTCGTCGAACACGTGGCAACCGAGACCGACGGAGTCGAGACCGTGTTGCGCCGCGACGATCTCGGTGGCAGCGAGGACGCGACCTACCTCATGCAACGCGTCCAAGACAACGGGGGCACGGCGGGCTACGTCGGCATCGGTACCGACCATCCTGGCGGCCACCATACCGCTACGTTCGACGTGGACGAGTCCTCGTTACGGATCGGTGTGGACGTATTGGCCGAATCGATCCAGAAGCTGGCTGGGGACGGCGGGAGCTAA
- a CDS encoding helix-turn-helix transcriptional regulator: MRTVAIAVLLIAVSACFMGHIAVGSATTVPVSVNDSDETIVIRVLPDGNADVSVIRTVPIETQNQSAAFNKTARTYEKGGGSSFNAVDSLITFKRAARAVGNESNRSMQIVDVANDTARHGNTGIFYRNFTWTNFAVPPESNGVVSLNESFTAGDRPWLPSLTADERLVVSVSQGYELQGGTNVDRVENNAWVFKGPRTFEQFDISYRKQSYQGPNGGGNHWIGNPPVSVPTFVALVVMGSIGLFAYSRRQTLLDRLSDGVTGSPERSETDPPRSTTDHETGTAGAPVMGPVVDSDSDSDSDSDLGSTADPVDVELLSDEERVERLLQNNGGRMRQATIVTETDWSDAKVSQLLSAMDEDNRIEKLRIGRENLISLPNHGPGWDAGSDPDHAGND, encoded by the coding sequence ATGCGGACTGTGGCCATCGCTGTCCTCCTCATAGCAGTATCGGCGTGCTTTATGGGCCACATAGCTGTAGGATCGGCCACTACAGTCCCTGTCTCGGTTAACGATTCGGATGAGACTATCGTGATCCGTGTCCTTCCGGACGGAAACGCGGACGTTTCCGTGATCCGAACTGTTCCGATCGAAACGCAAAACCAGTCGGCAGCGTTCAATAAAACGGCACGAACGTACGAGAAAGGTGGTGGTAGTAGCTTCAATGCTGTTGATTCTTTGATCACTTTCAAACGAGCAGCGCGCGCAGTCGGCAACGAGTCGAATCGATCGATGCAGATCGTCGATGTTGCGAACGACACCGCTCGCCATGGGAACACGGGAATTTTCTACCGGAATTTCACGTGGACGAACTTCGCCGTTCCGCCGGAGAGCAATGGGGTCGTTAGCTTAAACGAATCATTCACTGCTGGCGATCGTCCGTGGCTTCCGAGTCTCACCGCGGACGAACGGCTTGTGGTTAGTGTCTCCCAGGGCTACGAGCTACAGGGGGGGACGAACGTCGACAGGGTCGAGAACAACGCATGGGTGTTCAAAGGTCCACGAACGTTCGAACAGTTCGATATTTCCTACCGCAAACAGAGCTACCAAGGTCCTAACGGCGGAGGGAACCATTGGATTGGCAATCCTCCTGTTAGCGTCCCCACGTTCGTCGCTCTCGTCGTGATGGGATCGATCGGGCTGTTTGCGTATTCACGGCGGCAAACACTGTTAGACCGCCTCTCCGATGGCGTCACCGGGTCCCCAGAACGGAGCGAAACGGATCCCCCTCGTTCGACGACCGACCACGAGACCGGGACGGCTGGCGCGCCAGTGATGGGTCCCGTTGTCGATTCAGATTCAGATTCAGATTCAGATTCCGATCTCGGTTCCACCGCTGACCCTGTCGATGTCGAACTGCTGAGCGATGAAGAGCGCGTCGAGCGCCTGCTCCAAAACAACGGCGGTCGGATGCGACAGGCGACGATCGTCACCGAAACCGACTGGTCGGACGCCAAAGTCTCACAGCTGCTCTCCGCGATGGATGAGGACAACCGCATCGAGAAGTTGCGGATCGGACGCGAGAATCTGATCAGTCTGCCGAACCACGGTCCCGGTTGGGATGCCGGCTCTGATCCTGACCACGCGGGGAACGATTAG
- a CDS encoding electron transfer flavoprotein subunit alpha/FixB family protein — protein sequence MSDVLAVAEHRQGELRDVSFELVTVGRQLAADQGGELHLAVIGGDVDAFADELNLDGVSVIHTVDAGEEFNHDIYTQVTEQLFEEIEPSTLLLPNSVNGLDYAPAIASRLDVPLVTDAVDIARDGTTEVTREMYGSKVETTVAVDDDTVAVSIRPAEWEATDADGDADVVAFDADIDESAVKSTVTGFEEVAGGDVDISEAEFLVSIGRGIEEEDNLPLIEELVEATDATLSSSRPIVDNGWLPKNRQVGQSGKVVTPDVYLAIGISGAVQHVAGMKGSDTIVAINTDPNAPIMDLADYAIVDDLFDVVPELIDALE from the coding sequence ATGAGCGACGTGCTTGCTGTCGCCGAACACCGTCAGGGCGAGCTTCGGGACGTGAGCTTCGAACTCGTTACCGTCGGACGTCAGCTCGCTGCCGATCAGGGCGGGGAGCTGCATCTCGCGGTGATCGGTGGCGATGTCGATGCGTTCGCTGATGAGTTGAATCTCGACGGTGTTTCCGTCATTCACACTGTCGACGCAGGTGAGGAGTTCAACCACGACATCTACACCCAAGTCACCGAACAGCTGTTCGAGGAGATCGAGCCGTCGACGTTGTTGCTTCCCAACTCCGTCAACGGGCTGGATTACGCACCCGCCATCGCCTCCCGGCTTGACGTTCCGCTGGTCACTGACGCCGTCGACATCGCTCGCGATGGGACGACGGAAGTCACCCGCGAGATGTACGGCTCGAAGGTCGAAACGACCGTTGCCGTCGATGACGACACCGTTGCGGTGTCGATCCGTCCCGCCGAGTGGGAAGCGACCGACGCCGATGGTGACGCCGACGTGGTCGCATTCGACGCCGACATCGACGAGAGCGCCGTCAAATCCACCGTCACTGGCTTCGAAGAGGTTGCCGGTGGCGACGTGGATATCTCCGAAGCCGAGTTTCTCGTTTCGATCGGTCGAGGCATCGAGGAAGAGGACAACCTCCCGCTCATCGAGGAACTGGTCGAGGCGACCGACGCCACGCTGTCGTCTTCGCGCCCGATCGTGGACAACGGCTGGCTGCCGAAAAACCGACAGGTCGGTCAGTCCGGGAAGGTCGTCACGCCCGACGTGTATCTCGCCATCGGTATTTCTGGCGCCGTCCAGCACGTCGCTGGCATGAAAGGTTCGGATACGATCGTCGCCATCAACACCGACCCGAACGCGCCGATCATGGATCTGGCCGATTACGCCATCGTCGACGACCTCTTCGACGTCGTCCCAGAGCTCATCGACGCGTTGGAGTAG
- a CDS encoding transcription initiation factor IIB: MERRRSTNSIVMESHCRPTGTETGCFISMNLATPTQQSCPHCGATVVADPRRGETVCTECGTVLEEEAVDHGPEWTAYNSREYAEVARTGGPTSMTMHDKGLSTFISDRDRDASGRQLSARKRNQMRRLRTWNERCRTRDATERNLKQAFTEINRMASALGLPQSVRETASVIYRRALDEGLLVGRSIEGVAAAGVYAAARQESIPRTLDEVTTVARVDRNRIARAYRTVGGELGLAIEPADPTAFLPRFASGVDCSETVHRQAHDLLESVAGTTYTSGKNPAGLAAAALYASACLTGERITQQEISSVADITSMTIRTHYRDLIEHAQVEKD; encoded by the coding sequence GGCACCGAAACCGGCTGTTTCATCAGTATGAATCTCGCCACCCCAACTCAGCAATCGTGTCCTCACTGCGGCGCGACAGTTGTCGCCGATCCGCGCCGTGGAGAAACGGTGTGTACCGAATGTGGCACCGTTCTCGAAGAAGAGGCCGTAGACCACGGACCGGAGTGGACAGCCTACAACTCGCGTGAGTATGCGGAAGTCGCGCGCACCGGCGGACCGACATCGATGACGATGCACGACAAAGGGTTGTCGACGTTCATCAGCGATCGGGATCGGGACGCTTCCGGACGGCAGCTCAGCGCGCGCAAGCGAAACCAGATGCGACGGCTTCGAACGTGGAACGAGCGGTGTCGGACGCGGGATGCCACGGAGCGCAACCTCAAACAGGCGTTTACGGAGATCAATCGGATGGCGAGTGCACTCGGACTACCCCAGTCCGTTCGAGAGACCGCGAGCGTCATCTATCGACGGGCACTCGATGAGGGGTTGTTGGTCGGGCGGTCGATCGAAGGTGTCGCGGCCGCAGGCGTGTACGCGGCAGCCCGTCAGGAAAGCATTCCCCGCACGCTCGACGAAGTGACGACGGTCGCCCGTGTCGACCGCAATCGGATCGCACGGGCCTATCGAACCGTCGGTGGAGAGTTAGGGCTGGCGATCGAGCCGGCCGATCCGACGGCGTTTCTGCCTCGCTTTGCGTCGGGCGTAGACTGCTCCGAAACAGTCCATCGACAAGCCCACGATCTGCTCGAATCCGTCGCTGGCACCACGTATACGAGCGGCAAGAATCCAGCAGGGTTGGCTGCTGCTGCGCTGTACGCCAGCGCCTGCCTGACCGGTGAGCGGATCACTCAACAGGAGATCAGCAGCGTTGCCGATATCACGAGCATGACGATCCGTACTCACTACCGAGATCTGATCGAGCATGCCCAAGTCGAGAAGGACTGA